Proteins encoded in a region of the Mycolicibacterium duvalii genome:
- a CDS encoding ABC transporter permease: MTTNNAEHTRISSWRLLLRNPVTAVSAAVLVVVAVVAVSASWLAPYGINDVDVPNALQSPSGSHWFGTDELGRDILSRVLVAVQASMRIAVVSVVFAVVVGVTIGVVAGYRGGWLDTVLMRVVDVMFAFPVLLLALAVIAILGPGATTTILAIGIVYTPIFARVARASTLGVRTEPYVSASRAMGSGDLYILRRHVLPNISGPLIVQTSLSLAFAILSEAALSFLGLGIQPPEPSLGRMIFDSQGFVTMAWWMAVFPGAAIFLIVLAFNMFGDGLRDVLDPKQRTTVEARRQER; this comes from the coding sequence ATGACGACGAATAACGCGGAGCACACTCGGATTTCGTCGTGGCGGTTGCTGCTGCGCAACCCGGTGACGGCGGTCAGCGCGGCGGTGCTGGTCGTGGTGGCGGTGGTGGCGGTCAGCGCGAGTTGGCTCGCGCCCTACGGGATCAACGACGTCGACGTGCCCAACGCGCTGCAGTCGCCCAGCGGTTCGCACTGGTTCGGCACCGACGAGCTCGGCCGGGACATCCTGTCCCGGGTGCTGGTCGCCGTCCAGGCCTCCATGCGGATCGCGGTGGTCAGCGTCGTGTTCGCCGTGGTCGTCGGCGTGACCATTGGGGTGGTGGCCGGGTACCGGGGCGGCTGGCTGGACACCGTCCTGATGCGGGTGGTTGACGTGATGTTCGCATTTCCGGTGCTGCTGCTGGCACTGGCCGTGATCGCGATCCTGGGACCCGGTGCGACGACGACGATCCTGGCGATAGGGATCGTTTACACCCCGATCTTCGCGCGGGTGGCCCGGGCCAGCACCTTGGGGGTGCGCACCGAACCGTACGTGTCGGCGTCGCGGGCAATGGGCAGCGGCGACCTCTACATTCTGCGCCGCCATGTGCTGCCGAACATCTCTGGCCCGTTGATCGTGCAGACCTCGCTGTCGCTGGCGTTCGCGATTCTCAGCGAGGCCGCACTGTCGTTCCTGGGCCTGGGAATTCAGCCGCCGGAGCCGTCGCTGGGCCGGATGATCTTCGACTCCCAGGGTTTCGTGACGATGGCCTGGTGGATGGCCGTTTTCCCGGGCGCAGCGATTTTTCTGATCGTGCTGGCGTTCAACATGTTCGGTGATGGGTTACGTGACGTGCTGGACCCGAAACAGCGCACCACCGTCGAAGCCCGCAGGCAGGAACGATGA
- a CDS encoding dipeptide ABC transporter ATP-binding protein: MTPRSPVLSVADLGVRIGSRTIVDGVSFEVFREHTVGIVGESGSGKTMTVLAATGLLDAPGAKVSGSSVLAGDVPTELVGASPRLLRSVHGARIGFVFQDPGTSLNPLLTLERQITESLQTHRNLTRRAATTRAAELLEAVGLPDPQTRLHAYPHQLSGGQRQRVMIAIALACDPELLVADEPTTALDVTTQAQIVELVRRLQRDFGTAVVWISHDLGVIGQVADDVTVLRDGLPVEQAPIDAVFDHPREQYTRDLLDARPVLDTSAPVTDPSAEPLLEVAGLDVKFSVPTPVGRSQVHAVRDVSFTIRRATTMGLVGESGSGKSTIAACLTGLVKPDRGVATLGDVDVLGAKGRAAKSLRRRIGLVLQDPFSSLNPRSRVGISVAEPLVVHRLADSKKTREERVAELFELVGLPASFAQRYPHELSGGQRQRVSIARALAAEPDLLILDEATASLDVSVQARVLDLLARLQRELGLTYLLIGHDLAVIRQLSHDILVMRHGAVVEKGPADDVFSAPEQEYTRTLLAAVPPVRPRA, encoded by the coding sequence ATGACACCCCGCTCCCCTGTCCTCAGCGTCGCTGACCTCGGCGTCCGCATCGGGTCGCGCACCATCGTCGACGGCGTGTCATTCGAGGTGTTCCGCGAACACACCGTCGGCATCGTCGGGGAATCCGGATCCGGAAAAACCATGACGGTGCTGGCCGCCACGGGCCTGCTCGACGCCCCGGGAGCGAAAGTCTCGGGAAGCAGCGTGCTCGCCGGCGACGTGCCGACCGAATTGGTCGGTGCCAGTCCGCGACTGCTGCGCAGCGTGCACGGCGCCCGGATCGGGTTCGTCTTCCAGGATCCTGGCACGTCGTTGAACCCGCTCCTCACACTCGAGCGGCAGATCACCGAATCGCTGCAGACACACCGCAACCTGACCCGGCGCGCTGCGACTACGCGGGCCGCCGAACTGCTCGAGGCGGTCGGGCTGCCCGACCCGCAGACGCGGTTACATGCCTATCCGCACCAACTGTCCGGCGGTCAACGGCAGCGGGTGATGATCGCGATCGCATTGGCGTGTGACCCCGAGCTTCTGGTGGCCGACGAGCCCACCACGGCACTGGATGTCACCACCCAGGCCCAGATCGTCGAACTGGTGCGCCGATTGCAGCGCGACTTCGGAACGGCGGTGGTGTGGATCAGCCATGACCTCGGGGTGATCGGGCAGGTGGCCGACGATGTGACTGTGCTGCGTGACGGGCTCCCGGTGGAACAGGCCCCCATCGACGCCGTGTTCGACCACCCGCGAGAGCAGTACACCCGCGACCTCCTGGATGCCCGCCCCGTGCTCGACACTTCCGCGCCCGTAACCGACCCCTCGGCGGAGCCCCTCCTGGAGGTTGCCGGACTCGACGTGAAGTTCTCGGTGCCCACACCGGTGGGACGGTCGCAGGTGCACGCGGTCAGAGACGTGTCGTTCACGATTCGCCGCGCGACCACGATGGGGCTCGTCGGCGAGTCCGGCTCGGGAAAGTCGACGATCGCCGCATGCCTGACCGGACTGGTGAAGCCCGACCGCGGGGTGGCCACCCTCGGTGACGTCGACGTCTTGGGCGCGAAAGGCCGGGCAGCGAAATCACTTCGGCGACGCATCGGGCTGGTGCTGCAGGACCCGTTCTCCTCGTTGAATCCCCGGTCTCGGGTCGGGATCTCGGTCGCCGAGCCACTGGTGGTGCATCGACTGGCCGACAGCAAGAAGACCCGGGAAGAACGCGTGGCCGAACTGTTCGAGCTGGTCGGCTTGCCCGCGTCATTCGCACAGCGCTACCCGCACGAGCTTTCGGGCGGACAGCGTCAGCGGGTGAGCATCGCCCGTGCCCTGGCGGCCGAACCGGATCTGTTGATCCTCGACGAGGCGACCGCATCGCTGGACGTGTCTGTGCAAGCCAGGGTGTTGGACCTGCTCGCGCGACTGCAGCGCGAACTCGGGCTCACCTATCTGCTGATCGGACATGACCTTGCGGTGATCCGACAGCTCAGCCACGACATCCTGGTGATGCGCCACGGCGCGGTCGTCGAGAAGGGTCCGGCCGATGATGTGTTCTCCGCTCCGGAACAGGAGTACACCCGGACACTGTTGGCTGCGGTGCCCCCGGTGCGCCCACGGGCGTGA